In Notolabrus celidotus isolate fNotCel1 chromosome 8, fNotCel1.pri, whole genome shotgun sequence, a genomic segment contains:
- the vgll1 gene encoding transcription cofactor vestigial-like protein 1 produces MVTADPMEDRTDSQMAVKVEKHSQYVILTYFQGDINSMVDAHFSRALSKVHKTKPPAAKPKKMRKTIKMEDSSPCQGSAVDPYSDSQVPPVGGRLLTFNPADNSPDSWHPFTGRAGEGPGLPYSLSQDGLSLTGQQYATSLLNLLHNDRGDLGPSMASSAKPEGLPSWTVPQGFRESVDPALGYEAARHLEKKDLYWY; encoded by the exons atgg TTACAGCTGACCCAATGGAGGACAGAACAGACAGCCAAATGGCTGTGAAGGTGGAGAAGCATTCACAGTATGTCATCTTGACTTACTTCCAAGGGGACATCAACAGCATGGTGGATGCTCACTTCAGCCGTGCACTCAGCAAAGTTCACAAGACGAAGCCACCGGCAGCAAAACCAAAGAAAATGCGTAAAACTATAAAAATGG AGGATAGCAGCCCCTGTCAGGGGAGTGCTGTTGACCCTTACTCAGACTCCCAGGTCCCCCCTGTGGGAGGACGTCTCCTGACCTTCAACCCTGCCGACAACTCTCCTGACTCCTGGCACCCATTCACTGGTAGGGCAGGAGAGGGCCCAGGGTTACCGTACTCCCTTTCCCAAGATGGTCTGAGTCTAACTGGACAGCAATATGCCACATCCCTACTTAACTTACTGCATAACGACCGGGGTGATTTGGGACCCAGCATGGCATCCAGCGCCAAGCCGGAGGGGCTTCCAAGCTGGACGGTACCTCAAGGATTCAGAGAGTCCGTAGACCCTGCTTTGGGCTATGAAGCCG CACGTCATCTGGAAAAGAAGGACCTTTACTGGTACTGA